In Methanocella paludicola SANAE, the sequence CGCCTGCCTCATGGTGGTTTTCTATGTTATCCTTGGTGTCGTAGGCCTTGTCAGCGAGTATTGTATTCACTTTGAATAGACGTGCGCCGAGTCTTTTTATCAGTGGCCTGGTCTGAGTGTTGTCGTGACGGTTGGCCCTGGTAACCGTATAACAGACCGGGGTCATGGACCCTAGATCGTACAGCAAATGTACCTTGTAGCCGTAATAGTACTTTCTTCTGACATGGTCGAAACCCCAGGCGGCGTCCTCGTCTCGGAGGCTGAAAGCATCCAGTTTGGTACTGTCGATACCCAGCAGGGACATATGCATAGGCTCCTCATTCATGATTCTCGTGTTAATGATCATCATGATCCTCGGGATATGCCCTCCAAATCGTTGTTTATACCTGCTAAACAAGGTATGGTCTGGCAACCTGTTGAAGCCAAGATTTTTCATTTTATATTTATCATGGGCTAACCGTACCAGGTTTCTTACCGAGGTAATACCAGCAAGTTCCATGTACAAAAACGCCCGTAGGAAGGCGATCACACTATACTCCCGGGGCCTGCCCATACAAGGATAACGCTCCAAGAATACAAGCA encodes:
- a CDS encoding transposase, with the translated sequence MLSKNGLLITHSCLDCQLNILSDVHIKVLDSFDWQLLVFLERYPCMGRPREYSVIAFLRAFLYMELAGITSVRNLVRLAHDKYKMKNLGFNRLPDHTLFSRYKQRFGGHIPRIMMIINTRIMNEEPMHMSLLGIDSTKLDAFSLRDEDAAWGFDHVRRKYYYGYKVHLLYDLGSMTPVCYTVTRANRHDNTQTRPLIKRLGARLFKVNTILADKAYDTKDNIENHHEAGVLFIAARNKRNTRKPVNKYRIQDYFKIPEETIDQLYKNRMDCEHANFLLKEQLSLKDLKTTGREKVLVKVGITLIARLIQALHQLIHQKSPRTTIIN